A region of Deltaproteobacteria bacterium DNA encodes the following proteins:
- a CDS encoding MFS transporter, giving the protein MQPAQTSYAARFAYGIGGTATSVKDAAVVHFLLLFYTQVAGLPGALFGIASMVAQVADALIDPVIGTWSDNTRSRLGRRHPFMLAAAVPYAAAFYLLFNPPAGLSQTALFAWAMASMVLVRALLAFFAIPHTALGAELSTDYAERTQIAGDRNVLAWLGGILLPTAAYQLIFTSSAGNDGRLVESNYAIYAALSAAVIVTVAFTSALGTRAAIPRLPVPREQRRLTLLDPFRDVAFALRNHNFRRVFGALLIAGGVTGVSTMFTALTWLYFWEFTTAQTSIITLTSIAPTLVAFLVTGPLSQRFEKKTLYFATMLVLIANSLWFPSARLLGLLPANGTDAIFWIALATNFLTVLVLVLNGSVWPSIIADIADEYEVQHGERKDGVFFAALAFGLKVPQGLGNVLGGLLIAWVGVLPGMKPGAVADDVLMRLGLVAGPFVALSLILPLFAMARYDISRARHGALRSEIEARAQA; this is encoded by the coding sequence GTGCAGCCCGCGCAGACGAGCTACGCCGCGCGCTTCGCGTACGGCATCGGCGGGACCGCGACGTCGGTGAAGGACGCCGCGGTCGTGCACTTCCTGCTGCTCTTCTACACGCAGGTCGCAGGCTTGCCGGGCGCGCTGTTCGGCATCGCGTCGATGGTCGCGCAGGTGGCCGACGCGCTGATCGATCCGGTGATCGGGACCTGGTCCGACAACACGCGCTCGCGCCTCGGTCGCCGACACCCATTCATGCTCGCCGCCGCGGTGCCCTACGCCGCCGCGTTCTACCTGCTGTTCAACCCGCCCGCGGGCCTCTCACAGACTGCGCTCTTCGCGTGGGCCATGGCCTCCATGGTGTTGGTGCGCGCACTGCTCGCGTTCTTCGCGATTCCGCACACCGCGCTCGGCGCGGAGCTCTCGACCGATTACGCCGAGCGCACGCAGATCGCGGGCGACCGCAACGTGCTCGCGTGGCTCGGCGGAATCTTGCTGCCCACCGCCGCCTACCAGCTCATCTTCACTTCGAGCGCGGGCAACGACGGCCGGCTCGTCGAGAGCAACTACGCGATCTATGCGGCGCTCTCCGCGGCCGTGATCGTGACGGTCGCGTTCACCTCTGCGCTCGGCACGCGCGCCGCGATCCCGCGGCTGCCGGTGCCGCGCGAGCAGCGCAGGCTCACGTTGCTCGACCCGTTCCGCGACGTCGCATTCGCGCTCCGCAACCACAACTTCCGCCGCGTGTTCGGCGCGCTCCTCATCGCCGGCGGCGTCACCGGCGTCTCGACCATGTTCACCGCGCTCACCTGGCTCTACTTCTGGGAGTTCACCACCGCCCAGACCTCGATCATCACGCTCACGTCGATCGCGCCGACCCTCGTGGCGTTCCTCGTGACCGGCCCGCTCAGCCAGCGCTTCGAGAAGAAGACCCTCTACTTCGCGACGATGCTCGTGCTGATCGCAAACTCGCTCTGGTTCCCGAGCGCGCGCCTGCTCGGGCTGCTCCCGGCGAACGGCACCGACGCGATCTTCTGGATCGCGCTCGCCACGAACTTTCTGACCGTGCTCGTGCTCGTCCTCAACGGCAGCGTGTGGCCGTCGATCATCGCCGACATCGCCGACGAGTACGAAGTGCAGCACGGTGAACGTAAGGACGGCGTGTTCTTCGCGGCGCTCGCGTTCGGCCTCAAGGTTCCGCAGGGCCTCGGCAACGTACTCGGCGGCCTCTTGATCGCGTGGGTCGGCGTGCTGCCGGGCATGAAGCCGGGCGCGGTCGCCGACGACGTGCTCATGCGGCTCGGCCTCGTGGCCGGGCCATTCGTCGCGCTCAGCTTGATCCTGCCGCTCTTCGCGATGGCGCGTTACGACATCTCGCGCGCGCGCCACGGCGCGCTGCGCAGTGAGATCGAGGCGAGGGCTCAGGCCTGA
- a CDS encoding alpha-L-fucosidase, whose translation MPNRFEATLESVKSHRAPAWYGEAKLGIFVHWTPASVIGFAPREKEINELLLERYTDMQVEVPYTEWYENSLRFPNSSVAMYHREHFGAKPMHEFAAEFARVVEERWDPEAWADAFAAAGARYVVLVTKHHDGFCLWPTRVPNPKRPGFHTRRDVVGELARAVRARGIRFGTYYSGGLDWTFDARPIANIGDLIAAAPGGAYPRYADAHFRELIERVQPDVLWNDISWAGDKASLLRLFADYYNAIPEGLVNDRWSPVYPMGRLMRIPFVRNRFNARVKAAVLRARAALTPPPGVHCDTRTPEYTSFADVRPEKWESVRGMDKSFGFNRASRPEDFLSREALIHSLVDIASKNGNLLLNVGPRGEDAQIPGEQLARLRWLGSFTRRNGEALYATKPWKRAEGKTAEGLGVRFTARGDTVYAWLIGAPGASAELLGVSAEAARLVGGGALALEATPRGVKLALPALGDEPAHAIALSGVRDLANAQA comes from the coding sequence GTGCCGAACAGATTCGAAGCGACCCTCGAGAGCGTGAAGTCGCACCGCGCCCCCGCGTGGTACGGCGAGGCGAAGCTCGGCATCTTCGTGCACTGGACGCCGGCGTCCGTGATCGGCTTCGCGCCGCGCGAGAAGGAGATCAACGAGCTCCTGCTCGAGCGCTACACCGACATGCAGGTCGAGGTGCCGTACACGGAGTGGTACGAGAACTCGCTGCGCTTCCCGAATTCGAGCGTCGCGATGTATCACCGCGAGCACTTCGGCGCGAAGCCGATGCACGAGTTCGCGGCAGAGTTCGCTCGCGTCGTCGAGGAGCGCTGGGATCCCGAGGCGTGGGCCGACGCGTTCGCCGCGGCGGGCGCGCGCTACGTCGTGCTCGTCACCAAGCACCACGACGGGTTCTGCCTGTGGCCCACGCGCGTGCCGAATCCGAAGCGCCCCGGCTTCCATACGCGGCGCGACGTCGTGGGCGAGCTGGCGCGCGCGGTCCGCGCGCGGGGCATCCGCTTCGGGACTTATTATTCGGGGGGGCTCGACTGGACCTTCGACGCGCGCCCGATCGCGAACATCGGCGACCTGATCGCCGCGGCGCCCGGCGGCGCCTACCCGCGCTACGCGGACGCGCACTTCCGCGAGCTGATCGAGCGCGTGCAGCCGGACGTGCTCTGGAACGACATCTCGTGGGCCGGCGACAAGGCCTCGCTGCTGCGCCTCTTCGCCGACTACTACAACGCGATCCCCGAAGGCCTCGTGAACGATCGCTGGTCGCCCGTCTACCCGATGGGGCGGCTGATGCGAATTCCGTTCGTGCGCAATCGCTTCAACGCGCGCGTGAAGGCCGCCGTGCTGAGAGCGCGCGCGGCGCTCACGCCGCCGCCCGGCGTGCACTGCGACACGCGCACGCCCGAGTACACGAGCTTCGCCGACGTGCGCCCCGAGAAGTGGGAGAGCGTGCGCGGGATGGACAAGAGCTTCGGCTTCAACCGCGCCTCGCGCCCCGAGGACTTCCTCTCGCGCGAGGCGCTGATTCACTCGCTCGTCGACATCGCCTCGAAGAACGGGAACTTGTTGCTGAACGTGGGGCCGCGGGGTGAAGACGCGCAGATTCCCGGCGAGCAGCTCGCTCGCCTGCGCTGGCTCGGCAGCTTCACGCGGCGAAACGGCGAGGCGCTCTACGCGACGAAGCCGTGGAAGCGCGCGGAAGGCAAGACCGCAGAGGGCCTCGGCGTGCGCTTCACCGCGCGCGGAGACACGGTCTACGCGTGGCTGATCGGCGCACCCGGCGCGAGCGCCGAGCTGTTAGGCGTGAGCGCGGAGGCGGCGCGGCTCGTGGGCGGCGGCGCGCTCGCGCTGGAGGCGACGCCGCGCGGCGTGAAGCTCGCGCTCCCCGCGCTCGGCGACGAGCCGGCGCATGCGATCGCGCTCAGCGGCGTGCGGGATCTCGCGAACGCTCAGGCCTGA
- a CDS encoding membrane dipeptidase — translation MKLVRNSVIALSVLLVVGFCALPRVADRTMNAVERPETPFATSPAARAFHAELRIADLHADPLLWPRDILARGDAGQVDVPRLIEGRVVLQVFGVATQSPWGLNFERNSAEAFDMNTPLSIASGWSPRTYTSRLARALTQAELLRNAAAGSGGKLALVAGRADLAAHLEAHARDPQRTAAFLGLEGMHALDGRVESLDALHAAGFRMVGFAHFFDNPFAGSSAGEEKHGLTELGRAAVKRMGELSLIADLAHASPATIRDVLALATRPVVVSHTGVQATCPGPRNLSDDEIRAIAANGGVIGIGAFAGAVCDTAPRAVARAMKHVRDLVGIEHVALGSDFDGAVTTAFDISETPVLVDALLAEGFSPEEVRLALGENTLALIAKLLPE, via the coding sequence ATGAAGCTCGTTCGCAACTCGGTCATCGCGCTCTCCGTGCTGCTCGTCGTCGGGTTCTGCGCGCTGCCGCGCGTCGCCGATCGCACGATGAACGCCGTCGAACGCCCTGAGACTCCATTCGCGACGTCGCCCGCCGCGCGCGCGTTCCACGCCGAGCTGCGCATCGCGGATCTTCACGCCGACCCGCTGCTCTGGCCGCGCGACATCCTCGCGCGCGGCGACGCGGGGCAGGTGGACGTGCCGCGTCTGATCGAGGGCCGCGTGGTGCTGCAGGTGTTCGGCGTCGCGACGCAGTCGCCCTGGGGTCTCAACTTCGAGCGCAACTCGGCGGAGGCGTTCGACATGAACACGCCGCTCTCGATCGCGAGCGGCTGGAGCCCGCGCACCTACACGAGCCGCCTGGCGCGCGCGCTCACGCAAGCCGAGTTGTTGCGGAACGCGGCGGCGGGCTCAGGCGGGAAGCTCGCGCTCGTCGCGGGGCGCGCCGATCTCGCCGCGCATCTCGAAGCGCACGCGCGCGATCCGCAGCGCACGGCAGCGTTCCTCGGGCTCGAAGGCATGCACGCGCTCGACGGCAGGGTCGAATCGCTCGACGCGTTGCACGCCGCGGGCTTCCGCATGGTCGGCTTCGCGCACTTCTTCGACAATCCGTTCGCGGGCTCCTCGGCGGGCGAGGAGAAGCACGGGCTCACGGAGCTCGGCCGCGCTGCGGTGAAGCGCATGGGCGAGCTCTCGCTGATCGCGGACCTCGCGCACGCTTCGCCCGCCACGATCCGCGACGTGCTCGCACTCGCGACGCGCCCGGTCGTCGTCTCGCACACGGGCGTGCAGGCCACCTGCCCCGGCCCGCGCAATCTGAGCGACGACGAGATTCGCGCGATTGCCGCGAACGGCGGCGTGATCGGCATCGGCGCGTTCGCGGGCGCGGTGTGCGACACCGCGCCGCGCGCGGTCGCGCGCGCGATGAAGCACGTGCGCGACCTGGTCGGCATCGAGCACGTCGCGCTCGGCAGCGACTTCGACGGCGCCGTGACGACCGCGTTCGACATCAGCGAGACGCCCGTGCTCGTCGACGCGCTGCTGGCCGAGGGCTTCTCGCCGGAAGAAGTGCGCCTCGCGCTCGGCGAGAACACGCTCGCGCTGATCGCGAAGCTGCTACCGGAGTGA
- a CDS encoding bifunctional (p)ppGpp synthetase/guanosine-3',5'-bis(diphosphate) 3'-pyrophosphohydrolase, translating to MNAADRQLIADATAFALEAHRGQRRKGTKIPYVSHVIRVCGLVLEHGGDARQAAAGLLHDTIEDCGVSEAELRGRFGADVAKMVRALSDVLEGDTARNKSDWLKRKRRYVAHLARVKKRVRLVSACDKLDNLRALVDDVATHGVRTLRRFSGSPSQIRWYYEAVIEALGTGIPPRLRAELRHLAAELARFVPEASEKP from the coding sequence ATGAACGCCGCCGACCGCCAGCTCATCGCCGACGCCACCGCGTTCGCACTCGAGGCGCACCGCGGGCAACGGCGCAAAGGCACGAAGATCCCGTATGTCTCGCACGTGATTCGCGTTTGCGGCCTCGTGCTCGAGCACGGCGGCGATGCGCGGCAGGCAGCGGCGGGGCTGCTGCACGACACGATCGAGGATTGCGGCGTGAGCGAGGCGGAGCTGCGCGGGCGCTTCGGCGCAGACGTGGCGAAGATGGTGCGCGCGCTGAGCGACGTGCTCGAGGGCGACACGGCCCGTAACAAGTCCGACTGGCTGAAGCGCAAGCGGCGCTACGTGGCGCATCTCGCACGCGTGAAGAAGCGCGTTCGCCTCGTCTCGGCGTGCGACAAGCTCGACAACCTGCGCGCGCTGGTGGACGACGTCGCGACCCACGGCGTGCGCACGCTGCGCCGCTTCTCGGGCTCGCCGAGCCAGATCCGCTGGTACTACGAGGCCGTCATCGAGGCGCTCGGCACCGGCATCCCGCCGCGCTTGCGCGCAGAGCTGCGCCACCTCGCTGCCGAGCTCGCGCGCTTCGTTCCGGAGGCTTCAGAGAAACCATGA
- a CDS encoding SDR family NAD(P)-dependent oxidoreductase produces MARVFSSKSTTDDVLAGIDLSGKLALVTGASSGLGVETARALAAKGARVVMAARDVPKIEQQAATIRAKHPAAQLEVMELHLDKPASVRAFAKAFLAKHARLNMLVGNAGVMACPLMRTAEGWEMQFATNHLGHFLLANLLLPALQAGAPSRVISVSSAGHQFSPVVFDDIHFERRAYDKWMSYGQAKTANILFAVEFDRRFASRGVRAFSNHPGGIRTELGRHLTEEDIKLLTERSQQRASKGVMVWKNEQQGASTQVWGATAPELDGKGGLYLEETQISGTAPPPGSAGAAPYALDPQQARRLWEVSERALGESFPA; encoded by the coding sequence ATGGCCCGCGTCTTCTCCTCGAAGTCCACGACCGACGACGTGCTCGCAGGCATCGACCTCAGCGGCAAGCTGGCACTTGTTACGGGCGCCAGCTCCGGCCTCGGCGTCGAGACGGCGCGCGCGCTCGCGGCAAAGGGCGCGCGCGTGGTGATGGCCGCGCGCGACGTTCCGAAGATCGAGCAGCAAGCCGCCACGATTCGCGCGAAGCATCCCGCGGCGCAGCTCGAGGTGATGGAGCTGCACCTCGACAAGCCCGCCAGCGTGCGCGCCTTCGCGAAGGCGTTCCTCGCGAAGCACGCGCGCCTGAACATGCTCGTGGGCAACGCCGGCGTGATGGCTTGCCCGCTGATGCGCACCGCCGAGGGCTGGGAGATGCAGTTCGCGACGAACCACCTCGGCCACTTCCTGCTCGCGAACCTGTTGTTGCCCGCGCTGCAGGCGGGCGCGCCGTCGCGGGTGATCTCCGTCAGCAGCGCCGGACACCAGTTCTCCCCCGTCGTGTTCGACGACATCCACTTCGAGCGCCGCGCTTACGACAAGTGGATGTCCTACGGCCAGGCGAAGACCGCGAACATCCTATTCGCGGTCGAGTTCGATCGCCGCTTCGCGTCGCGCGGCGTGCGCGCGTTCTCCAACCACCCTGGCGGCATTCGCACCGAGCTGGGCCGGCACCTCACGGAGGAGGACATCAAGCTGCTCACCGAGCGCTCGCAGCAGCGCGCATCGAAGGGCGTCATGGTTTGGAAGAACGAGCAGCAGGGCGCGTCGACGCAAGTGTGGGGCGCGACGGCGCCCGAGCTCGACGGCAAGGGTGGGCTCTACCTCGAGGAGACGCAGATCTCCGGCACCGCGCCGCCGCCGGGCTCCGCGGGGGCCGCGCCGTACGCGCTCGATCCGCAGCAAGCGAGGCGACTCTGGGAAGTCTCGGAGCGAGCGCTCGGTGAGAGCTTCCCGGCCTAG
- a CDS encoding dipeptidase has product MKRQPARGAVLLLALASAVAAGPPKLSRDQALARAHAVLARAPVIDGHNDLAIALREAAGDGTLSVGAFPQMRPEGQTDLARLRAGRIGGQLWSVFIPGEETHAARMQLEQIELMKRLIESSAGEVVLARSADELEAAMRAGKIGGLLAMEGGYGLESSLALLRSYYELGVRSMGLIHNAPLDWADSQALPAKHSGLTAFGEDVVREMNRLGMLVDLSHASDETALDAMRVSRAPVIFSHQAARAICDIPRNAPDAVLRALGENGGIVMVTFVGGFVSQEMANVVLPAMKAYREQAAAAKDDAARELLRKQIFGALKLPRVTAAHVADHVEYVRDVAGVDHVGLGGDFDGAFGFPEDLSDVSMYPNLFAELVLRGWSDEDLAKLASGNFLRVMREAEIATLRREIDAVSLDPSAAAR; this is encoded by the coding sequence ATGAAGCGTCAGCCAGCGCGAGGCGCGGTCCTGCTTCTCGCGCTCGCGAGTGCAGTCGCTGCGGGGCCGCCGAAGCTCAGCCGTGACCAGGCGCTCGCGCGCGCGCACGCCGTGCTCGCGCGTGCGCCGGTGATCGACGGCCACAACGACCTCGCGATCGCACTGCGCGAGGCCGCGGGCGACGGCACGCTGAGCGTCGGCGCGTTTCCGCAGATGCGGCCCGAGGGGCAAACCGACCTCGCGCGCCTGCGCGCGGGCCGCATCGGCGGCCAGCTGTGGAGCGTGTTCATTCCCGGCGAGGAGACTCACGCCGCGCGCATGCAGCTCGAGCAGATCGAGCTGATGAAGCGCCTGATCGAATCGAGCGCGGGCGAAGTCGTGCTCGCTCGCAGCGCGGACGAGCTCGAGGCCGCGATGCGCGCCGGCAAGATCGGCGGCCTGCTCGCGATGGAAGGCGGCTACGGGCTCGAGAGCTCCCTCGCCCTGCTGCGCAGTTATTACGAGCTCGGCGTGCGCTCGATGGGACTCATCCACAACGCGCCGCTCGACTGGGCCGACTCGCAGGCGCTGCCCGCGAAGCACAGCGGGCTCACCGCATTCGGCGAAGATGTCGTGCGCGAGATGAACCGGCTCGGGATGCTCGTCGACCTGTCGCACGCGAGCGACGAGACGGCGCTGGATGCGATGCGCGTGTCGCGCGCGCCCGTGATCTTCTCGCACCAGGCCGCGCGCGCGATCTGCGACATCCCGCGCAACGCGCCCGACGCGGTGCTCCGCGCGCTCGGCGAGAACGGCGGCATCGTGATGGTCACGTTCGTCGGAGGCTTCGTGTCGCAGGAGATGGCGAACGTCGTGCTGCCCGCGATGAAGGCGTATCGCGAACAGGCAGCGGCGGCGAAGGACGACGCCGCGCGCGAGCTGTTACGGAAGCAGATCTTCGGCGCGCTGAAGCTGCCGCGGGTGACGGCGGCGCACGTCGCGGATCACGTGGAGTACGTACGCGACGTCGCGGGTGTGGATCACGTCGGCCTCGGCGGCGACTTCGACGGCGCGTTCGGGTTCCCCGAAGACCTGAGCGACGTCTCGATGTACCCGAACCTGTTCGCCGAGCTCGTGCTGCGCGGCTGGAGCGACGAGGACCTCGCGAAGCTCGCGAGCGGGAACTTCCTGCGCGTGATGCGCGAGGCGGAGATCGCGACGTTGCGAAGAGAGATCGACGCGGTCTCGCTCGATCCGTCGGCGGCGGCGCGCTAG
- the xth gene encoding exodeoxyribonuclease III has protein sequence MRLATWNVNGLRARLDFVQHWLRARQPDVVGLQELKLTDEQFPHDVFAPLGYRAVTHGQKAWNGVAILAREAARVVQTGLPGQQEMGARLLSAEVAGVVFTTVYVPNGKHVTHEDYPRKLAWLDALAEHFAKHGIASAPHLLCGDFNLCPTPLDSWNEPALHGHIFHTDDERARWQRLLALGFSDLFRAQHPDKQAFSWWDYRDGAFHRGHGLRIDFVLGSAPLAARVKAVEIDREYRKKQDGFTASDHSPVWVDVA, from the coding sequence ATGCGTCTCGCGACTTGGAACGTGAACGGCCTCCGCGCGCGGCTCGATTTCGTGCAGCACTGGCTCCGCGCGCGGCAGCCCGACGTGGTCGGCCTGCAGGAGCTGAAGCTCACCGACGAGCAGTTTCCGCACGACGTGTTCGCGCCGCTCGGCTACCGCGCCGTGACGCACGGGCAGAAGGCGTGGAACGGCGTCGCGATTCTCGCGCGCGAAGCGGCGCGCGTGGTGCAGACCGGGCTGCCCGGCCAACAAGAGATGGGCGCGCGGCTGCTCAGCGCCGAGGTCGCGGGTGTCGTGTTCACCACGGTGTACGTGCCGAACGGCAAGCACGTCACGCACGAGGACTACCCGCGCAAGCTCGCCTGGCTCGACGCTCTGGCCGAGCACTTTGCGAAGCACGGCATCGCGAGCGCGCCGCACTTGTTGTGCGGCGACTTCAATCTCTGCCCCACACCGCTCGACTCGTGGAACGAGCCCGCGCTCCACGGGCACATCTTCCACACCGACGACGAGCGCGCGCGCTGGCAGCGCTTGCTCGCGCTCGGCTTCAGCGATCTCTTCCGCGCGCAGCATCCCGACAAGCAGGCCTTCTCCTGGTGGGATTACCGCGACGGCGCCTTCCACCGCGGCCACGGCCTGCGCATCGACTTCGTGCTCGGCAGCGCGCCGCTCGCCGCGCGCGTGAAGGCAGTCGAGATCGACCGCGAGTACCGCAAGAAGCAGGACGGCTTCACGGCGAGCGATCACTCCCCGGTGTGGGTGGACGTCGCCTAG
- a CDS encoding acyl-CoA dehydrogenase family protein has translation MADEHDELRARVREWLRANLPPAPAFALPQNALTVQNTQQMQWLRAWQARLYDAGFVGAEWPTQYGGRGLARGAQRTIDAELARGGAPFLVNNVALAWAGPMILHYGSEPQRLRYLAKLLRADEIWCQGFSEPGSGSDLASLRTRAVRDGDAYVIDGHKVWTSLGQFADHMILLARTDPAAVKHAGISYFLSPMHAPGVEVRPLVKFTGEGGFNQVIFTNARIPADTLLGREGQGWELATATLSFERGASEGAAGASGVGGASLGELLELLRSAPAALRDDPIVRDKLAALAIETVALRYAAARIRTPGLTVDRPQALPLMGKLVSSELTQRATDFGLELSGLGGTLWKDPAVADSGDWAHSYFNSYIGTIAGGTSEILRNVLGEKVLGLPKSR, from the coding sequence ATGGCAGATGAACACGACGAGCTCCGTGCGCGCGTCCGCGAGTGGCTGCGCGCGAACCTTCCTCCCGCGCCGGCGTTCGCGCTGCCGCAGAACGCGCTCACCGTGCAGAACACGCAGCAGATGCAGTGGCTGCGCGCGTGGCAGGCGCGGCTCTACGACGCCGGCTTCGTCGGCGCGGAGTGGCCCACGCAGTACGGCGGACGCGGGCTCGCGCGCGGCGCGCAGCGCACGATCGATGCGGAGCTCGCGCGCGGCGGCGCGCCGTTCCTCGTGAACAACGTCGCGCTCGCGTGGGCGGGGCCGATGATCCTGCACTACGGCAGCGAGCCGCAGCGCCTGCGCTACCTCGCGAAGTTGTTACGGGCCGACGAGATCTGGTGCCAAGGCTTCAGCGAGCCGGGCTCGGGCAGCGACCTCGCGTCGCTGCGCACGCGCGCCGTGCGCGACGGCGACGCCTACGTCATCGACGGCCACAAGGTGTGGACTTCGCTCGGGCAATTCGCGGACCACATGATCCTGCTAGCGCGCACCGACCCCGCCGCCGTGAAGCACGCGGGCATCTCCTACTTCCTCTCGCCCATGCACGCGCCCGGCGTCGAGGTGCGCCCGCTCGTGAAGTTCACCGGCGAGGGCGGCTTCAATCAGGTGATCTTCACGAACGCGCGCATCCCCGCGGACACGCTGCTCGGCCGCGAGGGACAAGGCTGGGAGCTCGCGACCGCGACGCTCTCGTTCGAGCGCGGCGCGAGCGAGGGGGCCGCGGGCGCGTCGGGCGTGGGCGGCGCCTCGCTCGGCGAGCTGCTCGAGTTGTTACGGAGCGCGCCCGCCGCGCTGCGCGACGATCCGATCGTGCGCGACAAGCTGGCCGCGCTCGCGATCGAGACCGTGGCGCTGCGCTACGCCGCGGCGCGCATTCGCACGCCGGGGCTCACCGTGGACCGCCCGCAGGCGCTGCCACTGATGGGCAAGCTCGTCAGCTCCGAGCTCACGCAGCGCGCGACCGACTTCGGCCTCGAGCTGTCGGGCCTCGGCGGAACGCTCTGGAAGGATCCCGCAGTGGCGGACTCGGGCGACTGGGCGCACAGCTACTTCAACTCCTACATCGGCACGATCGCCGGCGGCACGAGCGAGATCCTGCGCAACGTGCTCGGCGAGAAGGTGCTCGGGCTTCCGAAGAGCCGCTGA
- a CDS encoding GNAT family N-acetyltransferase: MARAADIAIRAATAADFDAMRALDALAASDGARVRTLRHAIDAGECLVAWAAGDVLGFAIVDHTFYDHGFLRLLVVRESARRRGIGSALVRAAEERCASAKLFTSTNASNAPMRELLARLGYVRSGTIDNLDPGDPECVYVRALRGTLEPAPAPSPRP; encoded by the coding sequence GTGGCGCGCGCGGCCGACATCGCGATTCGCGCGGCCACCGCCGCCGACTTCGACGCCATGCGCGCGCTCGACGCGCTCGCTGCGAGCGACGGCGCGCGCGTGCGGACGCTGCGGCACGCGATCGACGCCGGCGAATGCCTCGTCGCGTGGGCTGCGGGTGACGTGCTCGGCTTCGCGATCGTCGATCACACGTTCTACGACCACGGCTTCCTGCGCCTCCTCGTCGTGCGCGAGAGCGCGCGGCGCCGAGGCATCGGCAGCGCGCTCGTGCGCGCCGCGGAGGAGCGCTGCGCCAGCGCGAAGCTGTTCACGTCGACGAACGCGTCGAACGCGCCGATGCGGGAGCTGCTCGCGCGGCTCGGCTACGTGCGCAGCGGCACGATCGACAACCTCGACCCAGGCGACCCCGAGTGCGTCTACGTGCGCGCGCTGCGCGGCACGCTCGAGCCGGCGCCCGCGCCCTCCCCGCGTCCCTAA
- a CDS encoding acyl-CoA/acyl-ACP dehydrogenase, whose translation MSVRLRYDEDHALLRDEARRWLAERVTPAELRRLAQDARGDEPAWWKQLGELGWTGLVTPEKCGGAGLVAVALAVICEESGRRLLPSPLVPTLLAAKAIELAGSDAQRERWLPRIARGDGIATLAHAEASGAWEADATSAMIAGERLSGSKAHVWAAPSASVFVVPARENGALRLAVVEASAAGVTHDAEVVIDPSRRQGRVRFERAACDVLAGDAEAAWRALVPWAQIALAGEMAGGADAALTLTAAYAQTRVQFDRPIGSFQAIKHPLVNVLIGVEQLRTLVYVAASALEANDAEAPLLARMAKAAANEVYPHACNRAVQFHGGYGFTEDCDAHLYLRRALASRVAFGDARSQRAAIASALLDGGAELP comes from the coding sequence ATGAGCGTCCGCCTCCGCTACGACGAAGACCACGCGCTGCTGCGCGACGAAGCGCGGCGCTGGCTCGCCGAGCGCGTGACGCCCGCGGAGCTGCGCCGCCTCGCGCAAGACGCGCGCGGCGACGAGCCGGCGTGGTGGAAGCAGCTGGGCGAGCTCGGCTGGACGGGGCTCGTCACGCCCGAGAAGTGCGGCGGCGCCGGCCTCGTCGCGGTGGCGCTCGCCGTGATCTGCGAGGAATCGGGGCGCAGGCTGCTGCCTTCGCCGCTCGTGCCGACGCTCCTCGCAGCGAAGGCGATCGAGCTCGCGGGGAGCGATGCGCAGCGCGAGCGCTGGCTTCCGCGCATCGCGCGCGGTGACGGCATCGCGACGCTCGCGCACGCGGAGGCGAGCGGCGCGTGGGAGGCGGACGCGACGAGCGCGATGATCGCGGGCGAGCGGTTGTCAGGGAGCAAGGCGCACGTCTGGGCAGCGCCGAGCGCGAGCGTGTTCGTCGTGCCCGCGCGCGAGAACGGCGCGCTGCGACTCGCGGTGGTGGAAGCGAGCGCCGCGGGCGTCACGCACGACGCAGAGGTTGTGATCGACCCGAGCCGCCGCCAAGGCCGCGTGCGCTTCGAGCGCGCCGCGTGTGACGTGCTCGCGGGCGACGCCGAGGCCGCGTGGCGCGCGCTCGTCCCGTGGGCGCAGATCGCGCTCGCCGGAGAGATGGCGGGCGGCGCCGATGCAGCGCTCACGCTGACCGCCGCGTATGCGCAGACGCGCGTGCAGTTCGATCGCCCGATCGGCTCGTTCCAGGCAATCAAGCACCCGCTCGTGAACGTGCTCATCGGCGTCGAGCAGCTGCGCACGCTCGTGTACGTCGCGGCGTCTGCGCTCGAAGCCAACGACGCGGAGGCGCCGCTGCTCGCGCGCATGGCGAAGGCCGCCGCGAACGAGGTGTACCCGCACGCCTGCAATCGCGCCGTGCAGTTCCACGGCGGCTACGGCTTCACCGAGGACTGCGACGCGCACCTCTACCTGCGCCGCGCGCTCGCCTCGCGCGTCGCGTTCGGCGACGCGCGCTCGCAGCGCGCCGCGATCGCGAGCGCCCTGCTCGATGGCGGTGCGGAGCTGCCGTAG